In Rhopalosiphum padi isolate XX-2018 chromosome 3, ASM2088224v1, whole genome shotgun sequence, the genomic stretch CTAGCAATCTATTTTGTTGCATAACTTCCctattccaattttttttttgtgatattatacctCTTTTACGCACTCTTTTGTCAGTGATTGAATCTGaagtttcaatttcaatttcttTTGAATAGTCAtgatcataattaataaattcatcattatCAGTTTCAAAATTAGTTATACAGTCAGTCTTGTCATAAATACTGTCATCAACTTGATTTTCAGTGGTTGGTGAAGTATTATTaggaacatttaaattattttcattataaatattatctggtTCATTTATAGAAGTTACAACATTCTCATAAATGAATTCAATATCCTTTAAGGAATCTTTTGttaaaacttcataatattttgtttttgaaatagatGAATTGGCTATTAAATTAGTTTCATATTTTGGTTTCCTATTAGAGAAATTGGTAATATTtgtcttacttttttttttataatatgtaatgttgtTCATAGCGTCATCTTTATTATTAGCTTCATTAGCAAGATCCAATAGGTGTTTAATTCTTCTTTTTGATGTCATGATGTATAAtgctaaaaaaacataaataataataatcatacagtgtacctaattattataactatcatcataaaactgtaattttatttgagtagataataatataattgaaactaaCTACTTTCATAcaatgttttattgaaataaattaactataacttaatatttataattacctgTATAGTAAGACGTTCAATATTATAAGGTCTGAACCGTCTTAGACTAGCAGTCTAGCTCCACCAGCGtttatgttgaataatattataatattgttcattatgGTAGATACGtgttatcaaaatcaaaatgtaatacGTGGTATCACAAAACCTTTAATTTGAGCgggaaaaaacaatataatggaCTCGTGGTACATAATAAAAGTGatagagaaaattataatctatacagtGATACCAATatgtcattttcaaaaaaaatgttatttacgtGGTATTGCAGTGACAGTATCGATATAGTCTATTATTTGTATCCCGCTAGAACAtttatatcaatacaataatatatatttatactgtattcATTCTATCATTTCTATCACATTTTACATAAGGAATTTACAAGCacataataagtttaaataagacaattttataacataattattttttaatcaatctactcaacaatttaatatatacgacctgaccattttattttaaaagaattcgAAAatgatataagtattaaaaggttataaatgaaagttataaagtttataaaaaataaagttgttttttttagattttacaatatcaataactgacttatttataataagtttttatagttaatcaaatttaaaattgtttaagtatatttctataattcaactatttttctatttattaagcCTAATAATGATGTACTcaaatacgaaaaaataatattaatttacataaatgaaaatacttaagcatattataatacatatctgAATATCTCCATAAAACACAAATAGGATATCCTgacatatatattagtatattacaatagGACTTTatccatatttaattataaatgatgcGTATACATAGTCgcatagataattatattacatatttatataaacaatagatAGGTAAATGTGCATTGCACAAGCACATGTCAGACGCAGACTCAATTAATCATATGTACAGGCatgtacctatctaatattttaaaagtcacTTGAACACTGGATTACAATCcagacaaatttaaataattcataataataatagtattatttaagatCAGAATAAACATTATAAGTACATGCCCAATAAGTATCTATAACTTTATGCCTACATTACAACACTGAAAACAATATCAAATATTCTAAAATGGTAACGATGTCTCGATgtattgaacataaaaataaaacatttattttgtcgTGAATTTCATCTTTAATTGTATACTAACTGTttagctataattataattttagatatttgtaCTTTTTTCGGAACTTTTTGattctaaaataatgtttttattcttaTCTGTCATCATCTATTTTGGTGGTaaaaaatgcttcaatcttCAACCAACTTTAAGATCAGTTTCTTGAAGCAAATTGCATGCAGGTAGTTAGTAATTTAATtctcattatttttcaatataatcgggaaaaataaaaaataaataggggAAAATAGGAATTTTCATTCAAAAGAATCAGAACCTGTTTTTgactaaataaattttgatttttttgtaaaaatttaactaaatatttatatttttatattagaattttttagatttgatattattcaaaatattttggtactttttgtgttatttaaaatttttgatttttaaatttatattgatatataataattttgttgttgaattaaaaagcttgaaaatttaatagaaggttcctcattaattattcataccataattaaaaaatatcagaaatacGTCAtggttacaattttttttaaccgttaaaagttcaaatttttacaaaattcatcaataacacgaacatttgtaaatattatgtaattaaaaaaaatgtatgatatttttattttagctcctaaggtttaaacatttattacaagagttctcattaatttttatttggaaaaaaagtagcgctaatttattatttttagtgattAAAGCTCAAAATTTGACGGTACTGGAAAttcaaacgtataataataatttttaatattttacaataaattattactctacaaatattaattgttaaatttgaaacattctattacaactttaattattaattttacttaatttatctaaaaagtaATTCAacctacatgtatataatagcaataaaatgtatcataaaaatatacctagttAATTTTATAAGCTGACAAAATGTTTTCGATCAtcgtaataaaaattccatatgttattatttatcgttaatttaaattttaacacattcattacagtGACTTATACTCAAATACTCGTCACTTAATACAGCAAAACGATTATCTACAACACCCCgttgtttttaattaagtgCTTAGTCTGGTTAGCTTAGTAGCCTCATAGGCGCAAATagtgtttgaaatttttttttatttgcggGGGCGAACTATAACTCAGTTATATACTGGATTTTGAATGTATTATGCTTTATGTAGTTAACTGCTATTATATGGTATTTATTATCTGtagttaattaaaacattaaattttttaaaaactataggtagtataacactataagtctataactcATGTTGGTTTAGGATAACTACGCGAAATACTTATAGAAACAATTTACAACATTGTTTATAgtctaaacatttatttaaattttaaatatcataaacctGAGGGCTAAAGACTAAAACATATAGTAcctctacattatattataaaaaataattatgtacataatgtatGTCGTGTGTCATTTTTGTATGTGCTGAATAAAAAGTATatgatagtaaaaaatattttcttaccgGAGTATTTGTACTGTACATTTTGAGATGGCTTTTTCGTCCTCCagttaaacatttcaaattcaaaaataaaaagttattttttatttaaatataaacagtttGTATAAGTTACAGTTGATTTTAATACtaactaaaaacattaaacgaaaaaaaaatattgagatttacgtaaaatgtacatattaaaaagTCTAAACTGAAGTACACTTCTTGACACTCATATTTTTTCAAGAAATCATTatcttatctttattattagtcACTTATAGAAGTTATCTTTTTCTTTCTGAAAAtgaatctaaattaaaaattatccatAATTAGCTATAcagagtaggtacctacctacatttataaataaaaagcaaataattaaaaatgtttatttaatttacgcagtcattaaaattttagtatatttactagaatattattattcttcaaAATTGTGAATGCAATCATCTACAATTAGATTACTCAAGAAGGTACTCGAGTTAGTaaaaccaaaacaaaaaaaactaaatgataacaattaaatagagaattaataaattcaaaaactcGATTGGAAGCAGTAGTcgcagaaaatattatataagtaatacaaacTATGAGTTAATCATTAAACATCAGTAAATTATGATTCTTAacagttacataaaaaaaattgcttttttGGATTGGTTATGtgattctataatataatttttcatgtgttgctttaaaaattatagtttattagacATTAGTAGATAGGGATAAATAACAAATCTTGgtcttatacataaaataaaataatattctaaaaatgttaactaaattatattgatatttaaaacatttaaacaactaACTTAgttgaattgaaaatattattaaattatttgattcttAATCTGAATACGATAACTTGTTATTCAATGTTTCATTGCAATGGAATAATACGACCAGATCCAGTCGATCAGTCGATCTAATTTACGTAACTAgtggaataataatttattaacataccAAGAAATGCAAGTATAGGAGCTTTAGTGTAAGTCGTTAGTACTTATttgtttgaattaataaaatattggagccaaaataattaatcatttgatagttggaataaattattctactgCAGTGAATGTTCGTAGAAATTTAAGATATTAAGGACTGGCTGTGGATACCTATATAGTGTAggatatattcattattattaattactataagtgTTACTATGTTAATGTCttagtttacaatattttaggaATTTTTAGGCTATTCAAAATAGATTAGGTACcattcaataatatacaatataagaatatatttagttacaaatattacaaaatgcttaccacataaaatatatgccgttataatattatgccaagtgataataataattaataattttgaaaattgctttgcatttttattattaaatataagatacCTGAAAATAGGATTCAAAATTTAACTCCCAgtcaataaattcatatttaatggtTAAATGGTCAGGAGAATTGATGGCCCTGATCAATAAATTGTATGCCCAATAAAATGTCCTAAGTCCCTATGGAAAaaggttattaaaataattttaaacaggaCTCCATAAGTATAAGTTCATCATTTATATTCAATTGGTTTACATCTATCTCGACACCTGACGAAGGTTCAAGTCAATATTCGGAAGGTAAACAGTTACCAAATGTCGTTtggaaacaaaaaattatattacttttttaatatatattataatataaatattactaattttcttttttctgGTGGCTGGTGAATATAATACCTAGACTATTTACTAGATAATTATATGTACAGTGTTACCATATCGTTCATCACTAGGTATACCTATgtactaaaaaatgtttttttaaacatataaaaccgAACCagaattaattagtttaaaaagtgAAGTTTTCCTCCGTAAAATTGATTCAAAGTTGTGtaattattaaggatttttttttttatctaatattgaCATTTGACTGTATAGCGTATTTTATAGTTGCCACCAAAACTGTACAATATGGAAAAttgtactgaaaataaaaattatttacataaacaaaacaaaaatcttggtagtaataaattaataaacaataatataataataataattaataaattattatttaaattttaaattaattacctatatgggctatatgtatagaaatataatatatgtagataaataatacttagatagcagataggtatataataaatatgagtatatcatataattgtgAATATGTAATACTAAGTTGGTTTTTTTAGGATAATGATGTAGACCAGACATGTTAAACTCAAAGTATAAAGTGTGCTAAATATGTTGAATAGTTTACTATACGGACCgcacataaaaatgtatcaaaaaaaaatatattttatacaaatttttgaTTTGTCCATAAATATTGGTAGCCGCGGGCCACAAAAAAATGAGCCAAGGGCCGCGTGTTTGACATGCCTGGTGTAGGCATTTTAATCACGGctatagataggtactatagtatctatagccgtggttttattgttttaatatatcacACTATCATACTTATCACAGATAATGAAAAACTAAATGTATACCTaagtaaatttatacatttttcactaACATAACCAGTTCTATCAaagtattaaatacctataagtaataataataaaatacacgctTTATACAAAACAGTAGGTACtagtattttaacaatttttactatagacttttttttataaaagaataaaagatagatatataatagaccaaacatttttattattttttaataaattgttatttattggtaataagtagttatctatatagtatctatagtagctacctatataggtatacattttagattctgagcagaatGCAGATcgaatgaatgtattgatattacaatgatgtgtgttttttatttatgtgtttattatatacaccatAAGAAGTCGAAAAAATTCTTTGATTTTCAACATTGCAGATGTTTTTAGGCagaaaattgaatctaattagtagttagtactataaaaagataaaaattaaaaattcccaataatttttttttattatcagaataaaaaatagaaaattaacataaaaggAAATTTTTACACTACACTAGTTTTCgacttaattgatttttttgatttttttataaattttataatttaaaagggAAAAAAACCATAGAAACTTAAAAATGCtgtttgtattatcattttctgtataatatggtataattttttaaatattttgaatttttttcagtattttataaatgaatgaaattttcgaatttaatatagaaactaaaaatgtataaatgaataaacatatttgataatttaatacaaggttcccaataaaaaatattaaaaatgtatagccacaatattttttgtaaacatttaattttagaattttaaaattcgtcaaaatctcaaaaaatataaattattttatagttaaaaatgcataaaaaaaatgtgtttgtgcctaaaatttgaaaatgttattgagATTCATTATTCGTTATGCaacctttattataatagtcaaattaattttttaagaccgtttgaatttattttacgacAATGCAGATTACGAATATTCACCACTTTAccagtacttataataattaactatttttcgatcttttttttttgtaattcaaaaataaagaaCTATAGATACTTT encodes the following:
- the LOC132927801 gene encoding uncharacterized protein LOC132927801; its protein translation is MTSKRRIKHLLDLANEANNKDDAMNNITYYKKKSKTNITNFSNRKPKYETNLIANSSISKTKYYEVLTKDSLKDIEFIYENVVTSINEPDNIYNENNLNVPNNTSPTTENQVDDSIYDKTDCITNFETDNDEFINYDHDYSKEIEIETSDSITDKRVRKRGIISQKKNWNREVMQQNRLLGKAYIGFQRQGKKVSQDVNKDERKMKPTCASTFCNKSKNRYCDNFSKSERSELFNHFWNNCTSWAEKKTFCVNMITKTETKRIMTENEKSRRDYSYTYHLKKEDISLPVCKKMFLNTLCLNEWMVRNWINSSINGLPQSTKNIKKNNLQNNLNLEFDKSDIMFFFFIIIMF